From the genome of Culicoidibacter larvae, one region includes:
- a CDS encoding 6-phosphogluconolactonase, translated as MKTSIYKTYEQASQHIVDALKEQLNKKPNSLVCLTSGATPIKTFELLVKAYKNNEIDFSQATFVSLDEVVGKNASDKDSLATFMDEQLFDHVEVKQNVFFDGKADDLQAECDKMEKFITDFGGVDFLLLGIGTDAHIALNQPGSAFDAPCRIAHFVVDETLAIDGLSFGIGTIMRAHKIILMANGTKKAPVMKEVLAVDHLVEDLPATILHTHPNVEFVLDEEAASEL; from the coding sequence ATGAAAACATCAATCTATAAGACTTATGAACAAGCATCTCAACATATCGTTGATGCATTAAAAGAACAATTGAATAAAAAACCAAACTCACTTGTATGTTTAACTTCAGGTGCAACACCAATTAAAACTTTCGAATTATTGGTTAAAGCATATAAAAATAATGAGATAGACTTCTCACAAGCAACTTTTGTAAGCTTAGATGAAGTTGTTGGTAAAAATGCCAGTGATAAAGATAGCTTAGCTACTTTCATGGATGAACAACTATTTGATCATGTTGAAGTAAAGCAAAATGTATTCTTTGATGGCAAAGCTGATGATCTTCAAGCTGAATGCGATAAAATGGAAAAATTTATCACTGACTTCGGTGGTGTTGACTTCCTACTTCTTGGAATTGGTACAGATGCTCATATTGCATTAAACCAACCAGGAAGTGCATTTGATGCACCATGCCGCATTGCACACTTTGTTGTTGATGAAACATTAGCAATTGATGGATTATCATTTGGTATCGGTACTATCATGCGTGCCCATAAAATTATCTTAATGGCTAATGGAACTAAAAAAGCTCCAGTTATGAAAGAAGTACTTGCAGTCGACCATTTAGTTGAAGACTTACCAGCTACAATATTACACACTCATCCAAATGTAGAATTTGTATTGGATGAAGAAGCAGCTAGTGAATTATAG
- a CDS encoding glycoside hydrolase family 1 protein, with protein MMTKTNKGFPKDFFWGASTSAYQVEGAYDEDGKGLSVQDIPKPYHDKICDFKVTSDHYHHYKEDIALMAEMGFNEYRFSISWPRIFPDGNGPINKKGIEFYNNLIDELIKYNIEPVLTIYHFDLPLELEKQGGWSNRELIIDAYVQYAKTLFEYFGDRVKFWQTINEQNMLVLYGSLLGTGATQKELYQQNHHMMLAQSLVMKLCHEMLPEAKIGPAPNIACAYPATSKPEDIVAAQNFSAIRNWLYLDVPIRGHYNKIAWSYLEEFDLVPTFEPGDEEILRGANPDFIAFNYYNSATIEHAPYDAPVGDKGDQQMAFTIPGWFKSFDNPYLTKTEFGWEMDPVGLRTTIREMYDRYELPMIITENGLGAYDTLEEGDIVNDPYRIDYLREHIEQCRLAIEDGCELFGFSPWSAIDLVSTHQGCSKRYGFIYVNRDEKDDKDLRRVRKASFYWYKKVIASNGSDLT; from the coding sequence ATTATGACTAAAACAAATAAAGGATTTCCTAAAGATTTCTTTTGGGGTGCCTCTACTAGTGCGTATCAAGTAGAAGGTGCATATGATGAAGATGGCAAAGGCTTATCAGTGCAGGATATCCCGAAGCCTTACCATGATAAGATATGTGATTTCAAAGTTACAAGTGACCACTATCACCATTATAAAGAAGATATTGCACTTATGGCTGAAATGGGATTTAACGAATATCGTTTCTCCATAAGCTGGCCAAGAATCTTTCCTGATGGAAATGGTCCAATCAACAAAAAAGGAATTGAATTTTATAATAACCTCATCGATGAACTTATAAAGTACAATATTGAGCCTGTACTGACAATATATCATTTTGATTTGCCACTTGAATTAGAAAAACAAGGTGGTTGGTCAAATCGCGAATTAATTATTGATGCCTATGTTCAATATGCGAAAACATTATTTGAATACTTTGGCGACCGCGTAAAATTTTGGCAAACTATTAATGAACAAAATATGCTTGTGCTCTATGGATCATTGCTAGGAACCGGAGCAACACAAAAGGAATTGTATCAACAAAATCATCATATGATGCTAGCACAGTCATTAGTTATGAAGTTATGTCATGAAATGCTTCCGGAAGCTAAAATTGGACCAGCTCCTAATATTGCCTGCGCCTACCCTGCTACTTCAAAACCCGAAGACATTGTAGCAGCTCAAAACTTCAGCGCGATTCGCAACTGGCTATATTTAGATGTTCCAATTCGTGGACACTATAATAAAATCGCATGGAGCTATTTAGAAGAGTTCGATTTAGTACCAACCTTTGAACCCGGTGATGAAGAAATTCTTCGTGGTGCCAATCCGGATTTTATTGCATTTAATTATTATAACTCCGCAACAATTGAACATGCACCTTATGATGCGCCGGTTGGTGATAAAGGCGACCAGCAAATGGCATTTACAATTCCTGGATGGTTTAAAAGCTTTGACAATCCGTACTTGACTAAAACAGAATTTGGCTGGGAAATGGATCCAGTGGGTTTGCGAACAACTATCAGAGAAATGTATGATCGTTATGAATTACCAATGATTATTACTGAAAATGGTCTGGGAGCTTATGATACATTAGAAGAAGGCGATATTGTCAATGATCCATATCGAATTGATTATTTACGTGAACATATTGAACAATGCCGTTTAGCAATTGAAGATGGCTGCGAATTATTTGGCTTCTCACCATGGTCTGCAATTGACCTGGTTAGTACACATCAAGGATGCAGCAAACGATATGGTTTCATATATGTAAATCGTGACGAAAAAGATGATAAAGATTTGCGCCGTGTTCGCAAAGCCAGTTTCTACTGGTACAAAAAAGTCATAGCATCAAACGGCAGTGACTTAACATAA
- a CDS encoding D-alanyl-D-alanine carboxypeptidase family protein produces MRKIAHSLGVILLVLSIFCFMSVPTHAIAVDPSVTNDLNDILQTEDNTPVIDESQFPFINANAALMVNADTGQILYYDTIDKPMNVYSVSKLMSAYIVLQKIAENDPSFTWDTKIKIDDDLSLISTTSGFSNVPLQAGESYTVKDLLDASLIVSANAALMALARTISGDEASFVKLMNQTAAEIGLSQSKFTTSTGLSGGDISPFGIDIGEGDNIMTARDVGLLSMHLINEYPEVIDITKQSEFTFGAYTSYPEDLVSANHMLPGLPDEYQGMTGLKTGSDIYEYTSSFAGYTENNGLNIITVIIGCRNADDRNVETAKMLDFAYKTLDQYIVVAPDSSINGIGGFETRQASKGVVSAAVKEKFVLLTTNTKFNVQAEFIPTHPQYNDTYNKFQGNILAGEKLGNIAVKGVNLLYLKDSTETYAYVPVYATEDVGEGFFLFNWIEELKDIIVGVFV; encoded by the coding sequence ATGAGAAAAATAGCACACTCATTAGGTGTTATTTTATTGGTACTTTCAATATTTTGTTTTATGTCCGTTCCGACCCATGCAATTGCTGTGGATCCAAGTGTTACAAATGATCTAAATGACATCCTACAAACAGAGGATAACACACCGGTTATTGATGAATCTCAATTTCCATTTATTAATGCAAATGCTGCTTTAATGGTTAATGCTGATACAGGACAAATTTTATATTATGATACAATTGATAAACCAATGAATGTTTATAGTGTCTCTAAATTAATGAGCGCTTATATTGTTTTGCAAAAGATTGCTGAGAATGACCCTAGTTTTACCTGGGATACAAAAATTAAAATTGACGATGACCTGAGTTTGATTTCAACGACTAGTGGGTTTTCAAATGTTCCGTTGCAAGCTGGGGAGTCATATACGGTTAAAGATCTTTTAGATGCAAGTTTGATTGTTTCTGCAAATGCTGCTCTTATGGCACTGGCGCGTACAATTTCCGGAGATGAAGCTTCTTTTGTTAAGTTAATGAATCAGACTGCTGCAGAGATTGGATTGTCGCAATCAAAATTTACAACGTCAACAGGTCTTTCCGGAGGCGACATTAGTCCATTCGGTATAGACATTGGTGAGGGTGATAATATCATGACTGCCAGAGATGTTGGGTTACTTTCTATGCATTTGATTAATGAATATCCTGAAGTAATTGATATTACAAAACAAAGTGAATTTACTTTTGGTGCATACACTAGTTATCCAGAAGACTTGGTAAGTGCTAACCACATGCTTCCCGGTCTTCCAGATGAATATCAGGGAATGACAGGCCTTAAAACCGGTTCTGATATCTATGAGTATACATCTTCATTTGCTGGATATACTGAAAATAATGGTTTGAATATTATTACCGTTATAATTGGATGCCGTAATGCTGATGATAGAAATGTAGAAACTGCCAAGATGTTAGATTTTGCTTATAAGACGCTGGATCAATATATAGTTGTTGCACCAGATAGTTCTATTAATGGAATTGGCGGTTTTGAGACTCGCCAAGCCTCAAAGGGCGTTGTGAGTGCCGCGGTGAAAGAAAAGTTTGTGTTATTAACTACTAATACTAAGTTTAATGTTCAAGCAGAGTTTATTCCAACTCATCCGCAGTACAATGATACTTATAATAAGTTTCAAGGAAATATTTTGGCTGGAGAAAAACTGGGTAATATTGCTGTAAAGGGTGTTAACTTACTTTACTTAAAGGATAGCACTGAAACATATGCATATGTTCCAGTATATGCTACAGAAGATGTTGGAGAAGGCTTTTTCTTATTCAACTGGATAGAAGAACTTAAAGATATAATTGTTGGGGTATTTGTTTAG
- the nadR gene encoding multifunctional transcriptional regulator/nicotinamide-nucleotide adenylyltransferase/ribosylnicotinamide kinase NadR, translating to MKTGVIFGKFFPLHTGHIHFINMASSLVDKLYIFVGVDSDRDQILFNDSKLRAFPTPQDRLRWVAKTFQKQDTIEAHILDESGIPFYPNGWAGWSDRVKEKFKEFDINPDIVFSSELDDIENYQKYFGLPTKIIDATRSFVHISATDIRQHPFRNWDYIPNEVKPFFVRTVAILGGESSGKSILVNKLAHVFNTTSAWEYGRDYVYQELGGTEEALQYSDYPKIALEHHKFIEYAVRHANRIAFLDTDFLTTQAFCIQYEGRKNPVLDTLINEFQFDKVILLDNNTPWVDDGMRSLGTPQKRRDFQNLLIDLLDEYNIEYTVIDDKSYEDRYLAAIDIVQKLLND from the coding sequence ATGAAAACAGGCGTTATCTTCGGAAAATTTTTTCCACTTCATACAGGACACATTCATTTTATCAACATGGCTAGTAGTTTGGTAGATAAACTCTATATTTTTGTTGGTGTTGACAGCGATCGCGATCAAATCCTTTTCAATGATTCAAAACTTCGTGCTTTCCCTACCCCGCAAGATCGTTTGCGTTGGGTAGCAAAAACATTTCAAAAACAAGATACAATTGAAGCACATATTTTAGATGAAAGCGGCATTCCATTTTATCCTAATGGATGGGCTGGATGGTCAGATCGGGTTAAAGAGAAATTCAAAGAATTCGATATAAATCCTGATATTGTATTTAGTTCTGAATTAGATGATATTGAAAATTATCAAAAATACTTTGGATTACCAACTAAAATTATTGATGCAACACGCTCATTTGTCCATATCAGCGCAACCGACATCAGACAACACCCATTTCGTAATTGGGATTATATCCCGAATGAAGTGAAACCGTTCTTTGTTCGTACAGTAGCTATCCTTGGTGGCGAAAGTAGCGGGAAATCTATTTTAGTTAATAAACTTGCTCATGTTTTCAATACAACTTCTGCCTGGGAATATGGCCGAGATTATGTTTATCAGGAATTAGGCGGTACTGAAGAAGCATTGCAATACTCTGACTACCCTAAAATTGCCTTGGAACACCACAAATTTATCGAGTATGCTGTGCGTCATGCTAATCGAATTGCTTTTCTTGATACTGACTTTTTAACAACCCAGGCCTTCTGTATTCAATACGAAGGCCGAAAAAATCCGGTTTTAGACACATTAATCAATGAATTCCAATTTGATAAAGTAATTTTATTGGATAACAATACACCATGGGTAGATGATGGAATGCGTTCACTTGGAACACCACAAAAAAGACGTGACTTCCAAAATCTCTTGATTGATTTACTTGATGAATATAATATTGAATATACTGTCATAGATGATAAAAGCTATGAAGACAGATATTTGGCAGCAATTGACATTGTTCAGAAACTTCTTAATGATTAA